gTCATCATCTGAGTAATGATATCATGGAGACCATCTCCCTCTACACAAGAGTTACAGGGAGACAGACAGTACGGGAAAAAGTTGAATATGGACTGGCAAGTGTGGGTTACAGTAAGTAAGGAACGCAAAATGCCGAAGCGCGTAGAAGTCGATCATGTAAGCAAAGTCTCTCCATCCGGGTATTCGACGGAACAACCCgcaagggaaaggaaagttTATAGATAGGCTGTCGGTTATAAATGAAACTTCAAAAATGTCAAGATACGACTTGAGAGCTTCTGAACCAAGTGTGCAAGGCAGCTTGGACCCCGCGAGACGTTGGGATGGAAGGCAGGAACAGGGCCGCCTTTGTTTGGTCAATTGCATGCCACTGGAAGATCagaagaaaagggcaagggcgTCAAACAACCTAAGGGACCTTCCGTCTGCATCTGATGTGCCCCGCTGTCGATTTGCCTGCCGCCGGCTGTCCCGTGCCAGCAAGGTTCTCGAAGCCCGGCAGGCATTTTGAGCTACGACGTGATGGAATCCTTGGCAAGCATTGACCAAGCCCGTAGAGTGCAGACAAATTGCTTGCTTTCATGTACGATTTACCCAGCGATATCAGCCATACGATAACAAACAGTGTGGTACTGGGTACCATAGACGAGACATCCTGGGTAGTGTGGTATTCTCAACTTCAACTACAAACTTCCATCAATTTGGGGCAGCAAGAGACGGAATCGACACAACACAGAACTCGCTATCTCACCTCGCTCGGGGCATCTCACGACTCTCCAGCTCAATAACTCGAGAGAGAGATGCACTCAACTGATCAGCCACTACACTCATTTGTGGGAGCACTCGAAGAGAGTCAAGCGTAGAATATCAGCTCAAGCCATTCGAAGCAGTCGACTGCTAGGGAAGGCCCGGTTCCAACAGATGGCTGTATTGGCAAAAGCTTGTGAGGAATTTCTGGCTTGAGTCGAGTCCGGTATTACCGGCTAGTTGTACATCATGGCGGGTAAGCCGTCCGTGTTGGCCAAGTTGTCCGTCGGCCAGTTGCAGGAGCTCATGGTCCGGTGTGGTCTGCCAAAGACTGGTGCAAAGCTTCTCCTATACAACCGTATTCGAACCGCGGCTAGAGAGCACAAACCTTTGGCTCCCAACTCTCGCATTCTCAGCATCGACATGGGTCTCAAGAACTTCGCCTACAGTGTTCTCACTCCAGTCATGCAAGACAGCAAGGCCATGGCCGAAGAGTATCCTTTGCCTGGAGACGGAGGGATCGGGATCAACAAGCCCAAGGACGGAGAAATCAGGATCAACAGGCCCAAGGACGGGGAAATCATGTTCAAGAGGCCCAAAGGCGGAGAAATTGTCGACACGGCTAGTTTCTTCGGGATGCTTGAAGGGACCAAGGACGGGAAGAACGGCGTCCTCGGGTCCACATTCGAACAAAATCTCAACAATCAACagtcttataatataaagaacaCTACAAGGCGTGTGGCCGACTTGCACGCATGGCGCCACCTCAACCTTCTCCCCTGGCTTGAGGTGAGCAATATCGATGGGAAGAATACGGACGCCGTCAGCGAGAACTTTGCCCCTAACGCCATGGCTGACATGGCCTACCGTCTTATCACGGAGCATATTCTGCCCCAAAAGCCAACCCACATCCTCATCGAGCGTCAGCGCTTCCGTACCGCCAACGCGGCCGGCATCTTTGAGTGGACCGTCCGTGTAAACATGCTTGAATCCATGATCTACGCCATCCTGCGCGTCATGCAAAACCGCGGCGAGTTCAAGGGCGTTGTGGTTGCCGTGCCGCCCAAGCGCGTGGTCAACTACCTCGTTGACAAGTACGGGCATGAGATACCCACACCTCGCGACCTGATGAGTCCTAACAGGGTCAAGATGAAGCCAAAATCGAAACGAGGCTTCTCGAGGTTGGAGAACGAAATTTCACccgaggaggacaaggaTGACGAGCTTCTCAACCCATTCGAGGAGCCCATCAACGTTGACGAGAAGGAAATCAAtaagaagatcaaggacgTCAAGAAGGCCCGGATGTGCCTTTTGGGTTCGTGGTTGAAGAACCAGGAAAAGCTCGGTCTCGCAAACCGTGAGATGCAGCGCATGGCCGACTACTTCGTAAGGGCCGTTCCTGTCGCCGTCAACAATTTGCTAAGTCTGACCAAGCAGAAATTGAGGAACAGCGCCGTAGAAATGCCGGCTCCCGCGCACCTCCCGGAGTCCCTCGGCGTCGGCACGTTGATGGgcaagagagaagagaggacaGAGCGTGTTACCAAGGGCGAACACATCGACAAGATGGACGACTTGTGCGACTCGGTCACCCAGGGACTCGCCTGGCTGGAGTGGGGGTTACAGTTGGAGGAAGCTATGAAGAGGATGCCGTGGATTATGGAAAACAATGAGGAACCGGAGAGACCCAAGCTGGGAATTCCTGTGAGAAAGAGGACAACGGGCGGAGGTCTATAAATTTTTTCTAGATGTACGATAAAGTGTTGCCAAGATACCTACCTGTCACCGAAAACGATAAACTGCGTTTCTCTCATTGTGTTGCCCACTCAATGTTGCCGAACCACTGCGCGCAAACTATGAACGAAAGCATGGGTATCATATTGAATTTAAACCTCAAATACTGCGTCAACCAAGACATCAACCAGGTAGCAAACTCCAAGGCTCCAAGTTCAACCCTACTCACTCCAATATTCATCGTACATGCCCTCTTCCCGCTGAGTACTAACCCATTCCTCACTCGCCAACcccctcgccatcctcctcttcagtcCCTGCGGATCCTTATGCCAGTCACACGCGTAATCGCACGCAGGCACTTGCGTCTCCCCAAAATACCTGCAAATTGCCGCATGCCGACAACAACCGGTATCCTCACAATACGCCACCAGCCTACTAAGACTCATCTGCCTTGCCTGTTTATTAATGATGCCATCCGCGGACGCGTTTTTCGACACTGGCTCCCTCATGACCAAGTTGCAAACCCTATCCCGGTCTTCGCGGCTATAGTAAAGAAAACAATAACTCGCATTCCCATCACGACCCGCCCGCCCGGCCTCTTGGTAATAGCCCTCAAACGACTTGGGCAGCCGCCAGTGTACGACGAACCGCACGTTCTCCTTGTCGATTCCCATGCCGAAGGCCGTCGTAGCCACGATGACATCGTACCCCGGATCGTTGGCAATCCACTTGGCCAAcgtctcctccttcacctgGTTCGGCAGTTTTGCGTGGAAGGGCCGCGCGCCGATACCGTCGTGTCGTAAGGCGGCCGCGAGCGACTCGACTTCGTCGCGAGAGATGGTGTAGATAATCCCCGGTACGTTCTCGACGCGCTCGCCGATGGCGTCTAGCTCGGCTTTTCGATCCACGGCCGCTCGACGGTCGTACACGCCCTTGAGCCAGGTGACAAAGTCGTCGTAGCGGTCGTTGGCTTCGTCGCTGGTGAAACGCACTTCGAGGTGCAGGTTCGGTCGGTGGGCTGTCATGCTGAAGATCTTGAGTTTGCCGGGCGTCTTGTCCAGCCCTAGCGTGGTAAGCACATCGTGACGGACTTGCTCGTTGGCTGTGGCGGTGAGACACATGACTGGTACATCGGGAAAGGTTTCGCGGAACCAGGAGAGCCGTTTGAAGTCTTTGCGGAAGTCGTGGCCCCATTCTGAGATGCAATGGGCTTCGTCAACCACGATACGCGCCAGCTCGTGCTGTTCGTAGACCAGCTTCAGTTTCCGCCGGAAGTGGTCGCCGGAACACAGCTCGGGAGTCACATAGAGGAGCCGCATGAGGGGATGCCCAGTTGCGAGATCAGCGTAGATGTAGTCTCGCTCTGCCAGGGTAGTGTTGCTGTTCAAAGTGCGAGCGTCCACATCTGATGCCTTGAGGGCTTCGACTTGGTTCATCTGAAGGGTAATCAGCAAGCCGCTTGGACCCATATGTCTGAGGAGTGACACCTACCATGAGACTCAGTAATGGAGAGATCACAATGGTGACTGTATAGAAAAGGTCAGATTGGGCTTACTTCAACCGTCAGTTGCTTTGGAAAGGCGGAACACACTTCCACGGTCTATAACTGCTGGCAGTTGGAAGCATAGACTCTTGCCGAAGGAGGTGGCTGCCTGGACGAAAACATCATGACCGTCGAGGGCAGCCTCGATGATCTCTCTCTGATGTGGTCTGCGAATATCGGTCAAAATGGAACCACACGTACTCGACAGCTCATTCATCATACCTAAAGTTTTCTTTGCCGAATTGTCGACGAAGAGTGAAGTCAATGTCTTTGAAGGAGTCGCTCCTTAGGAGAGGCATCGCTGCTTTCGCCGATGCTGAATTCGGGCCCCGCGTCGCAGCTATCGTGCCGCTCCGATTTCCATGAGATGGTGCAGTGGCAAAGAGATCTAGTCTAAGCCTTACAGCTTTACTTTCTAATCAGGGGTCAAGAGCTCGCGAGGGTGACGAATTCATCCCATCACGTCGGCTTGGTCGCGCCTGTTGTTTGTGGACTTGACTTTCATTGTTGTGCATTTTGAAGCAACCTACCCAGTACCAAGTGCCAGAAGTTCTGTTTGTTTTGATCCAAAGTTCCTGGGTGTAGGGGGGTTCCCAGTGTTAGTTGGCGGCTTATGGCCGCGCCAAGCCACTGTAAGCAACGGTCCCCACCACCTGCAGTTCAGCACCGGGTGCAATTCCGCCCGTTGTAAATCCTCGGGCACGGCTCGTCCAAGGAAGCTTCGTTGAAATTCCCGTCATATGTAATCACAGTTGGCATCTGACTCTATTGGTATCTCGGGATCAGACACATAACACATGATCATGGGCTCCTTGAAGTGGTAGTTCAATAATCGATCATGATCGTGATGCCGACTCAAGTAATGCCACCAGCCGTCCAtgttcttccttccctctgACCTTGGTTCGCTTTCCAATCCACCATCAAAACATGGGAGATGCAAAGCTCACCAACCCCCCGGAATAACCGCCCACTTCTTGCtaatcttctcctccccaaaCTTCTCCATATACCACTGCTTCCCTTTCACCGCCCTCGGCAACATGGCCGCCACCTCATTCAGCAAAAAACACCTCGCCGGCAGACATCCCCAGCCTGCCGCCATGTAAAACCCAAGCCACTCAACCCATTCGCAAAAGTAGTGCGGGTAAAGCATCACCTTGAACAGTCCCGCCTTGGGGATCTCGTAGTGCTTCCCTACCTTCTTCCCCGGCTGCCCCTTTTGCCCATTCTGCTTCGCCAGCCTTTCCTGCCTGCGGTTTTCCCGGCGTCTGATCTCCCGCAGCTCGTCATCGTGGTAAAAGTTCGCCATCAGACCGACGTAAAACAGCGCAATTCCGCAAGTAAACTGCAGCGTGGGGAACGAGCTAAAGAGCTGCCTGTCCCACGCCGCGTGACTCGTGGGACCGTAGGCGGCGAGCCAAGCACCGATCAACGTTCCGTTGATAATCTGGAAGCTAAGCGCAGAGAGCCAGATGGCGATGTGTATGGGCGCCATGCTGGGCtgcagaaaaggaaaggcgAGGGCGCGATAGGAATAGTGAAATACAAAGAGGCCGGCGAGCACCTTGTTTTGCCAGGGCAGGTCGCTGAGGGTGAAGCCATGTTGGGCGGGGAGGGTGCGCATCATGTACACCAGGGTCATGAAGCCAGGTGCTTCCATGGTGAGCCAGCCAATTCGGCCGGGCAGGTTAAGGCGGCTGGTGACTGATGTCTTGCCCATCCCGTACCAGGAAATACCCCATTGAAGGGAGGCGGCCTGGTCAGTTGTGTCAGTTGTGATGTAGAGCATTCTCGTAGGGCCGCGACACATACCACGGGGAACCACTTCCATAAGGAGAGAATGAGATCGTAATTCTCCCTTGTGGGAGGATACCAGTTGTCGATTAGACCTACGGTACTAGTCGTCATTGTTCTCCAATCCGTTGGCGCTCGGCCAACAATTTATCTGGTGAGTTGGTCAAGTCGAAGGCGAACGGCAACTTCAAAGTGGTTGAGGTGATCGGCGTACGGGTGATGACTTAGTTCAGAACCGTCTTGTTGCACTAGATTGGGGTGCTAATTCCCCACATTCCCAAGTAGGTATGGTCATGGGGAAAGAACGAGAGCGAGAAAGTGCAAGGCAAGAGAGAGACAAGTGAGAAACAGACCACGGACAGTTTGTAAGAGATGTTTAGATTCGCTGTCACCGTGCTTGGATAGCCATGAAATGAAAGGAAAGCACTCTTCGATCATCCCAACAAGGGCAATCTAACCTGGTACATAACTAACGTTTGGCCTAATCCCCTCCAACCCCCCGGGCGTTGCCACAGGGTTCACCCATCAAGTAGAGTTGTAAATTTCAAACAAACAACACTGGACAGCATCGTTGGGGTTGCTACCACCCAGTTCGACCACATTTGTAACCGCTACACTTACTCTCTTCACAGGTAATATCTACCTAGCCATCAGACTTATACTATGCAAGTCAAAAAACTGCCCTTATAAGCATCGTTAGGAACCATTTTCCAATTCCAATCCTCCCTCTTTGGTATTATTCGTTCTTCATGATGACATTCCAACAAGACACGACAGACATCCTTGCGCCCGAACTTTGACACCAAACCACTCCAGCATGATTGCTTGACAGAGAATCCACACGTTAATCACCAGTCACATCACAACGCATTTATCTTCTTTCGGAATCCCAGGAACTGCAACCGCGGCAGGCGGAATCCCCTGCCTCATCGGCCTTGGGGCGGCCATGTTCGGGTTACCAGGAAATCCCGATTGAGGTCTACCAGCCTGGCTGATTGATGAATGTCCAGGAGCCTGGGACGGGTTTCTCAATCCCATTGAACCCGCGGTTGAACCCAACCTTTGCGGAGGACTTGCCGCTCcagagcgaggaggaggtgcggCTTCCGCACCGTTGGCAACAGTGGCGCGAGCCACAGTAGGGCTGCTCGTGGGATGACTGGGATGCCCTTCTGGAGGAATGTACGGTGCCTGTGTAGCAGCGACATCATAGCTAGGTGGAGCGTCTTCTGCTCCTTCATCCGCTGGGCGGTTTGTGAAGGGCTGTGACTGTTGACCAGGAAGAGGCGGAATGAGCGATCTCACTGTTTGACCCGAGGTTCTAACCCCGGTTCTGTTCGCTGTCGGACTAGCTCCTCCACCATTGTTCACAGAGACGTTCATCGAGCTGGTGCTTCGGCGCGCAGACGGAGCCGTGGAAGAGACCGATAGTGAGCTGCGTGatgccaaggccgccgctcTTTGGTTCCCAAGACTTGCGGTACTGCCACCTCTGCCGGCCCGTAAGCTACCACTTCCACCAAGACTACCGCCACGGGCATGTCCTTGACCGCGGCCCTGGTTTTGCTGTCCGTTCGAAGTGCGTGCTTGCTGCTCGATAAACTGCTCCGAGAGTTCTCGTTCCCGGCGTCTacgttcttgttcttctctatgacgctgctcctcctcttcctgcaGTTGCAGTGCTAGAGCAAGGTCGTGGTCCTCCTGTTCATGTGATGGAGATGTTGGGGCATCTTCGTGCATATTCCCACTCTGTGTCCGTCCCCTACGGCCTTGAACCGTCGTCCATCCACTGCCCTCTCCCGAGGTACCATACGATGAGCTGTCGGTGTAGCTTGATCCCCGCGGGCCTGCAGAATTGGTGCTGAGGTCATGCGAAGCGCCGCCGACTGGGCGGAAGTCACCAGAAAAGAACTCGGCTCGTTCACCGTTCACGTCCACCAGCGATTCCCATACTATCTCGTCATGGGTGGCGTATCCTGCATCCGTGACAAGTGTCATGAGTTTTCCATTCTGCGGGTGCTTGTACAAAGTGGCGAAATGGTCGTTCCGGAAGAGAATTGCCACAGACGCTGGCTTCATCGAACTTCTAATGACATCAAGTCCCCATGTGGTAAGTTGTGTGGCTGAGATTTTCCAAAAATCTTTGATGGCGAAAATATCCTGGAGCATTTGCTGTTCATCTTCGGTCAAGCCCTGTTCATCGCGGCTGCTCAGCTtggcctccagctcctcttcACGGAACAGAAGGTTCTGGGCGTCATCATACGACGCCGCTTGTCTCTCAAATGCACCATACACCGGATCACTTCTAGGCGGAAGCCAACCATGGATCAAGGGAACGGAGAAAGTGGAATACAGTCTCATCTCCCTCGTACTCTCGAACGTCCCCGGAATCTGACCACCTCTCTCCATCGGGGGCAAATTGGTGAGTGATGTACGATTGAAGGCGTCTTCCATTTGCTTAGTCGGGACAAAGCGTGGGTTAACATTCATTCCGGTATGAAGGCTTTGCAGAAAGTTGTAGAGTTCGGTAACGTCCGGTAAAACGGCATCTTCACCCAATCGCCGCTCAGACATTAGTTCGTCGAAGACGGCATCAATAAGTAGCCCAAGACTGATTT
The Neurospora crassa OR74A linkage group II, whole genome shotgun sequence DNA segment above includes these coding regions:
- a CDS encoding ATP-dependent DNA helicase recQ, variant, which gives rise to MGPSGLLITLQMNQVEALKASDVDARTLNSNTTLAERDYIYADLATGHPLMRLLYVTPELCSGDHFRRKLKLVYEQHELARIVVDEAHCISEWGHDFRKDFKRLSWFRETFPDVPVMCLTATANEQVRHDVLTTLGLDKTPGKLKIFSMTAHRPNLHLEVRFTSDEANDRYDDFVTWLKGVYDRRAAVDRKAELDAIGERVENVPGIIYTISRDEVESLAAALRHDGIGARPFHAKLPNQVKEETLAKWIANDPGYDVIVATTAFGMGIDKENVRFVVHWRLPKSFEGYYQEAGRAGRDGNASYCFLYYSREDRDRVCNLVMREPVSKNASADGIINKQARQMSLSRLVAYCEDTGCCRHAAICRYFGETQVPACDYACDWHKDPQGLKRRMARGLASEEWVSTQREEGMYDEYWSE
- a CDS encoding ATP-dependent DNA helicase recQ, producing the protein MPLLRSDSFKDIDFTLRRQFGKENFRPHQREIIEAALDGHDVFVQAATSFGKSLCFQLPAVIDRGITIVISPLLSLMMNQVEALKASDVDARTLNSNTTLAERDYIYADLATGHPLMRLLYVTPELCSGDHFRRKLKLVYEQHELARIVVDEAHCISEWGHDFRKDFKRLSWFRETFPDVPVMCLTATANEQVRHDVLTTLGLDKTPGKLKIFSMTAHRPNLHLEVRFTSDEANDRYDDFVTWLKGVYDRRAAVDRKAELDAIGERVENVPGIIYTISRDEVESLAAALRHDGIGARPFHAKLPNQVKEETLAKWIANDPGYDVIVATTAFGMGIDKENVRFVVHWRLPKSFEGYYQEAGRAGRDGNASYCFLYYSREDRDRVCNLVMREPVSKNASADGIINKQARQMSLSRLVAYCEDTGCCRHAAICRYFGETQVPACDYACDWHKDPQGLKRRMARGLASEEWVSTQREEGMYDEYWSE
- a CDS encoding steroid 5 alpha-reductase, with the translated sequence MTTSTVGLIDNWYPPTRENYDLILSLWKWFPVAASLQWGISWYGMGKTSVTSRLNLPGRIGWLTMEAPGFMTLVYMMRTLPAQHGFTLSDLPWQNKVLAGLFVFHYSYRALAFPFLQPSMAPIHIAIWLSALSFQIINGTLIGAWLAAYGPTSHAAWDRQLFSSFPTLQFTCGIALFYVGLMANFYHDDELREIRRRENRRQERLAKQNGQKGQPGKKVGKHYEIPKAGLFKVMLYPHYFCEWVEWLGFYMAAGWGCLPARCFLLNEVAAMLPRAVKGKQWYMEKFGEEKISKKWAVIPGGW